One Plasmodium cynomolgi strain B DNA, chromosome 12, whole genome shotgun sequence genomic region harbors:
- a CDS encoding REX1 DNA repair protein (putative): MVTAIKGVLVKCDEPTMQIILLMNEGKNFLIEKISDTVCLCKENVYDFLEKEVIRQLEYTERHETEE; this comes from the coding sequence atggttaCTGCTATAAAGGGAGTTTTAGTGAAATGCGACGAGCCAACGATGCAAATAATTCTGCTCATGAATGaaggcaaaaattttttgatagAAAAAATCAGTGACACAGTTTGCTTGTGTAAAGAAAATGTATACGactttttggaaaaagaaGTGATAAGACAGTTGGAGTACACAGAAAGACACGAAACGGAAGAA
- a CDS encoding SNF7 family protein (putative) encodes MKFFKPKKEHTLDDAYGNLEKSVKSIDDNIDKYNKELNIIKQKIEEEKKKKPVNQHAINNLRNKAAIIIKRKKTYENNKENTLGIQFNIDQIKYANDNVQMSIDTCKALESTSKIMKKNMKKVNIGKIEKLQDDLFDYMEEAKEIGEILSSSYDIPLELDENEIDAELSLIEDSILDEQVEDNITDYLESDKVEEKEEKTMEQEIPSTEKNTEIVKSKAKQSENYYTQKES; translated from the exons ATGAA aTTTTTCAAGCCTAAGAAGGAGCACACGTTGGACGACGCATATG GAAACCTGGAGAAGAGCGTAAAAAGCATTGATGATAATATCGACAAATATAATAAGGAGCTAAACataattaagcaaaaaattgaagaggaaaagaaaaagaagccaGTCAATCAACATGCCATTAACAATTTAAGAAACAAAGCTGCGATCATcattaagagaaaaaaaacgtatgaaaataataaagaaaatacacTCGGAATTCAATTCAATATAGAccaaataaaatatgcaaatgATAATGTGCAAATGTCAATTGATACATGTAAGGCTCTGGAGAGCACAagcaaaattatgaaaaaaaatatgaaaaaagtgaacattggaaaaatagaaaaattgcaGGACGACCTTTTTGATTATATGGAAGAGGCAAAAGAAATTGGGGAAATTTTGTCGTCCTCCTATGATATACCCCTAGAGTTGGACGAAAACGAAATCGATGCAGAGTTATCCCTTATCGAGGACAGCATCCTAGACGAACAGGTCGAGGATAACATTACTGATTATTTAGAGAGCGATAAGGTGGaagagaaagaggaaaagacAATGGAGCAGGAAATACCTTCgacggaaaaaaacacagaaatTGTTAAAAGTAAAGCAAAGCAGAGTGAAAATTACTATACGCAGAAGGAGAGCtaa
- a CDS encoding hypothetical protein (putative), whose amino-acid sequence MEEVRKRVERGKEKIKQIGKEIHQFDLTKTVENFFFKNGKEKKLSDMLFLVQYSLKYKNVCKWPNYNDLFVINYNINDHFKSMIQKNGGFVHHYKNITPDEGTDSTPTMNRGGETTLRSSDKSDTTNHNAEENAPQIAEKQIDANSENGVASKTNKPRSSADREDQIYPDGTRLTKGELPQNFPSEKYSPNNFASDNTVPESSPSKEFTPQSAPPPNSAHRKKENKFVTHFNDDISPYDKIKLQIFMYFVLNNYRVKILVDALSALNRPINVIYINCPNNKEQKKTFFQKLGSFFTPQYKVGDVFVNNKNNYLPKSKENCSCSELSPIRYNSNNPTTAPSKEKKSNYVGGYNPINNTIWLCSNNINNYYKLKYILTHELIHAFDFARANIDMYNCHHIACSEIRAYNLSNQCSYFNSKSFSPDHDVFTYFKSPSIRATPKNKCIYNNVYSSLNQYKPCTNNTHQFINHVFEKCLHDYWPFMCSPEQDSKYKPSKIFKKDS is encoded by the coding sequence ATGGAAGAAGTACGCAAGAGGGTGGAAcgaggaaaggaaaaaattaaacaaattggTAAAGAAATTCACCAATTTGATTTGACAAAGActgtagaaaattttttttttaaaaatggaaaagaaaagaaactcAGTGACATGTTATTTTTGGTACAATACTCactgaaatataaaaacgtGTGTAAATGGCCGAATTATAATGATCTGtttgtaataaattataacatAAATGATCATTTCAAATCAAtgattcaaaaaaatgggggatttGTTCACCACTATAAAAACATCACACCTGATGAAGGGACAGATAGCACCCCCACGATGAACCGAGGCGGGGAAACCACACTCAGGAGTAGCGATAAAAGCGACACAACGAATCACAACGCTGAAGAAAACGCTCCCCAGATTGCTGAGAAGCAAATAGACGCTAACTCGGAGAATGGCGTGGCGAGCAAGACTAACAAACCACGGAGTAGCGCAGACAGGGAAGACCAAATATACCCTGACGGAACGCGCTtaacaaaaggggaactgCCACAGAACTTCCCTTCAGAGAAGTACTCCCCGAATAACTTCGCTTCAGATAACACCGTGCCAGAATCCTCCCCTTCGAAGGAATTCACCCCGCAGAGCGCTCCCCCTCCAAACAGCGcacacagaaaaaaggaaaacaaatttgtgaCCCACTTTAATGACGACATAAGTCCTTACGACAAAATAaagttgcaaatttttatgtacttcGTGTTGAACAATTATAGAGTTAAAATTTTAGTTGATGCATTATCTGCCTTAAATCGCCCAATTAAcgttatatacataaattgCCCTAATAATAAAGAGCAGAAAAagacattttttcaaaaattggGAAGCTTCTTTACACCCCAGTACAAAGTCGGTGATGTTTTcgtgaataataaaaataattatttaccGAAGAGCAAGGAAAATTGCTCATGCTCGGAATTGTCTCCCATTAGGTATAATAGTAATAACCCAACCACTGCTCCTtccaaggaaaaaaaatcaaattacGTAGGTGGTTACAACCCTATAAATAACACCATTTGGCTTTGttcaaataatattaacaATTATTATAAGCTCAAATATATACTAACACATGAACTTATACATGCCTTTGATTTTGCAAGGGCAAATATAGACATGTACAATTGCCACCATATTGCTTGTTCCGAAATAAGAGCCTATAATTTGAGTAATCAGTGCAGCTATTTTAACAGCAAATCTTTTTCCCCCGACCATGAtgtatttacttattttaaaaGTCCCTCAATTAGGGCTACCcccaaaaataaatgcatatataataatgtgtATTCATCTCTGAACCAGTACAAGCCTTGCACTAACAACACCCATCAGTTTATAAATCATGTCTTCGAGAAATGCCTGCACGATTACTGGCCCTTCATGTGTTCGCCCGAACAGGACAGCAAGTATAAGccttccaaaatttttaagaaggATTCCTAA